The genomic DNA ACATAAGCAAATCACAACAAATCTTACATTTTCCTTCCAAAACACTTCACAAACatagcttaaaaaaaaaactcaagaaaatatattttcgggccgatattgttcactttgggtttttcctttcaaaattgttttgttCCCCGAATCTGGatctctcacaatccacctccttcaggGCCTCGCGTCTTTGCGGgtgaatctcacaatccaccctccttcagggccgAACGTCCTCACTGTCACACCGCCTAATGTCCACTCCCTTTtcaagaatgttttgttcccctgatgtgggatctcacaatctgccccttcagggcccagcgtcctcactgacacactgcTTGGTGTCCACCTTCTTCGGGGTTcagtctcctcgctggcacaccacccggtgtctagctgTGATActctgttaggaatcacgaatctccacaatagtatgatattatccaatttaagcataagctctcgtggctttactttaggtttcccaaaaaaaaaaaaatctcataccaatagagatgtattctttacttataaacccaccatcattctctaaattacccatggactccctcccaacaattctcaacaatattAAGAAACAGAAGACATGAAACGAAAAACTAATTACCAAATGAGACCGGTACGCGGATTGGATCGTCGTAGCAGCAGCGTTTCGAGCACTTGATGGTGGCTTCTTCTCATCTGCCATAGCTACATGCTTGAGAGCTTGAATGGTATGAATGGAGCCAACAGATTTAGAAAGCTTATGAGTTAACAGAAGATTTGTCTTTCTAAAACTCCATTTTAGCTTCAAATTTGCAGAGTgatcagaaaaagaagaagaacccatcttcttcttcatctgatTCTTCTgatgttcttcctttttcccAAGAAGAAGATTCAATATCCATTTTGCAGCCTTCCCCATTTTGGCTGAGAAGAAAACTTCAGAaaagaaatgggtttttgaaatggtttcaaaaagttcaaattttgatcatcaaattcaaatgggtttttgaaataatttcaaaaagttcaaattttgatcGTCAAATTCAAATGGGTGTGGGACTTTTTGTGTTATGTTTGGCCAGCAACAAAGTTCTTTTATACATGATTTGTTGAAACTGTTGACTTCAAgcaatgttttcttttctttttttgttcttttgatttGTGTTGTTCCTTTTTTGTCTATGGCCTgcagattttttctttctatgaTTAAGCCATTTGCCActtcttgaattatttttatatttttaaatataagaacTGAGGTTGGAAAGGTTCATCCGTAATTAGACTATAAAGCAAATAAGACTCGAGCTTGAGCAACGCCCTAGGACCCAAATGGGATTGGGAAATCGAGATTGGTAAGTTCAAGAACAATCAGACTAGAAAGCAGATAACACTTGAGCTTGAGCAATGTCCAAGATCCAAATGGGCTTTGGATAAATTTAGGGGCAATCGGATTAGAAAGTAGATAAGTCTCTGATAGATGAACActactctccacaatggtatgatattatccactttaagcataagctctcatgggtttgctttgcgcttccccaaaaggcctcatacgaatggagttagtattcctcacttataagcccatgatcattccctaaattagtcaatgtggaacttccatcatccaacagtcTCGAACTTCAGAAAACGTCCTACAACTCAAATGGATTTGGGTAAGAGAAGAGACCCAAATTCCTATGCTCGGCCTCGATTAGTGGAAGTagtgaattttgaaaaatttcgactaaatgtaaaatttatttagacgtgaactaaattaaaaaaaaaaaaaattattaaaaatatagaaattaaaatatagtcaaatttaacatatttataatttgaaataataataataataataataataataataatgccGACTTTCATCCCTGTTCAACAAGTGAgtcgaaaaataaaaaaacattcgTTAAAGATTTTAGGTCAAACTCGAACGTACAAGAACTTGTTCTTTTGaagatattcaaataaaaatataataatttaattttgaataacaattgacttattatatttttcaattttgtaacaatcattttaatatataataatttaattttggcaATTCAATCCCTACTCTaacaatttcatcatttaattaaatgttgatTTTTATGGTTTAAGATGTAGAAATTTGAGCTTAAACATATGAAATCCCTTTAAATacactaatttttttcaattctgaAGTACAAATGGAtacaaaaattacatttattccATCCCAAATTGAGCATATCATcagcaaaaatttgaaatcaagCTGATTGTTACCAATAAATCATGAacaggaagaacaaaaaaagttgCAATTCGAACCtctaatttagggtttaggagGAGGCGAAGGAATTGTAACAGTTTTCAGAAGAACTCACCAATGGAAGTAAATGGAAACGGAAATCATTTGGTTTTGATGTCGATTCCATCTTTTCCGGCGATGATTACGGCGGTCGCCATGTCCAAGAACAATCCGTGCTCCACTACTCCTTCAAACGCCGAGATCTCTTTACCGGCGGCCAATCCGTCCTTAATCGGAGTCTTGAAATACAAATCAACTATGTAATTCGAGTTATCGGTGACGTACGGCTTCCCGTCGGCTTCCAATCGGAGCTTAGCCTCGCAACCTTCGTCCTTGAACAGATCTTGAAGCCTTACCAAATTGTGTTTCCAGCAGAACTGAACGACTTCAACCGGCATCGCGAGGCCGCTTCCACCGAGGCCGTCAACCAATTTAGTTTCatcgacgacgacgacgaacTTATCGGAAGCGGCTTCCACCATTTTCTCACGCAAGAGAGCGCCGCCGCGGCCTTTGACGAGATTCAGATCTGGATCGACTTCATCAGCGCCATCGATGGCCAAATCGAGATGCGGATGGTCGTCCAAGACAGAGAGAGGAATTCCTAATGACCTAGCTTGCTCCTCCGTCCGCTTCGAGGTAGGGATTCCAACAATGTCTCTCAATTGATTACTCTTGAGAAGTTCGCCAATCTTGGCGACGACGAAGGCGGCGGTGGAACCAGTGCCGAGGCCGAGGACCATGCCGCTCTTGACATACTCGACGGCTTTGTCGGCGGCGAGCTTTTTAAGGTCGTCTTGAGTGAGAGTGGAGACGGAGCGGGCTTGGACGGAGAGAGGTCGGCAATGGGCGGAGAGATTTATGGATTTTGGGGAGCGGAGGAGAAGGTTGGCTATGGAGGAAACATGGCgggaggaggagagagaaggaggaGAGATAAAGGAGAGGGAAGCCATGGATGAGAAAGGGATTAGGGATTTGAGCTTTTCtgtgttctttcttcttcgttCTTTCTCTCCACTTTCCCTATCCAAACTCCGATGGCCAaataatttccaattttatttattattttttattatataaaaaagaaggaaatttttttagcttttggtttgatttgtgAAATggacatttattttttattctataacCTCGAGATTTAGGTTATGATGAATTGACGAGATTTCACTTACGTCTATAACCTCGAGATTTAGGTTATGATGAATTGACGAGATTTCATTTAGGCCTAGAACCTCGAGATTTGGGTTAGGACGAATCGGTGAGATTTCACTTAGGTCTATAACCTCGAGACTTAGGTTAGGATGAATTAACGAGATTTCACTTAGGTCTATAACCTCGAGATTTAGGTTAGGACGAATCGACGAGATTTCACTTATGTCTATAACCTTGAGACTTGGGTTAGGACGAATTGACGAGATTTCACT from Cucurbita pepo subsp. pepo cultivar mu-cu-16 unplaced genomic scaffold, ASM280686v2 Cp4.1_scaffold000561, whole genome shotgun sequence includes the following:
- the LOC111785559 gene encoding probable ribose-5-phosphate isomerase 3, chloroplastic (The sequence of the model RefSeq protein was modified relative to this genomic sequence to represent the inferred CDS: added 129 bases not found in genome assembly) — translated: MASLSSISPPSLSSSRHVSSIANLLLRSPKPLNLSAHNHHRCRPLSVQARSVSTLTQDDLKKLAADKAVEYVKSGMVLGLGTGSTAAFVVAKIGELLKSNQLRDIVGIPTSKRTEEQARSLGIPLSVLDDHPHLDLAIDGADEVDPDLNLVKGRGGALLREKMVEAASDKFVVVVDETKLVDGLGGSGLAMPVEVVQFCWKHNLVRLQDLFKDEGCEAKLRLEADGKPYVTDNSNYIVDLYFKTPIKDGLAAGKEISAFEGVVEHGLFLDMATAVIIAGKDGIDIKTK